The proteins below come from a single Streptomyces sp. NBC_01276 genomic window:
- a CDS encoding NAD(P)H-dependent oxidoreductase, with amino-acid sequence MKTLIVHAHPEPKSLNSSLKDLAVSTLEAAGHEVRVSDLYAMDWKAVVDAADYGPAASSPLRVALDSGRAFNAGTLTPDVLAEQEKLLWADTIVFQFPLWWYGMPAILKGWVDRVFTYRFAYGVGEHSDTKYGERFGEGTLAGRRALLSVTVGGPESHYSARGINGPIDDLLFPIHHGILYYPGIEVLPPFVLYGVDRMTDEEYAPVAEAWQRRLLTLESTEPIAFRKQNFGDYEIPSLHLKEGLEPAGRSGFGLHVRG; translated from the coding sequence GTGAAGACGCTGATCGTCCACGCCCACCCCGAGCCGAAGTCGCTCAACAGCTCGCTCAAGGACCTCGCGGTGTCCACCCTGGAGGCCGCCGGGCACGAGGTGCGGGTGAGCGACCTGTACGCGATGGACTGGAAGGCGGTGGTGGACGCCGCGGACTACGGCCCCGCCGCGTCGAGTCCGCTGAGGGTCGCCCTCGACTCGGGCCGGGCCTTCAACGCCGGGACGCTCACGCCGGACGTCCTCGCCGAGCAGGAGAAGCTGCTGTGGGCCGACACGATCGTCTTCCAGTTCCCGCTGTGGTGGTACGGCATGCCCGCGATCCTCAAGGGCTGGGTGGACCGGGTGTTCACCTACCGCTTCGCGTACGGCGTCGGCGAGCACAGCGACACCAAGTACGGCGAGCGCTTCGGCGAAGGCACCCTCGCGGGCAGGAGGGCCCTGCTGTCGGTGACCGTCGGCGGCCCGGAGTCGCACTACTCCGCCCGCGGGATCAACGGCCCCATCGACGACCTGCTGTTCCCGATCCACCACGGCATCCTCTACTACCCCGGCATCGAGGTGCTGCCGCCGTTCGTGCTGTACGGCGTGGACAGGATGACGGACGAGGAGTACGCGCCCGTCGCCGAGGCCTGGCAGCGGCGCCTGCTCACCCTGGAGTCGACCGAGCCGATCGCGTTCCGGAAGCAGAACTTCGGCGACTACGAGATCCCCTCGCTGCACCTGAAGGAGGGTCTGGAGCCCGCCGGCCGCTCGGGATTCGGGCTGCACGTGCGCGGCTGA
- a CDS encoding ABC transporter ATP-binding protein yields MTGEDSGVRADEEIAFSWDGDTRWEAAKYITLRHMARRLPHLMKRSLSIAWRVDRASVAGLLSCQVVSGIAAALGLFATTSTITALISSGNITDRLWQAWPSVAVLAAAAGIRATLYIVVTWLSSRISPLLQQEYELMLLDAATGSELAAYDSPGFKDRWDNAERGAVVSKDIIEEGQDLLAALASLLAGAVVLGTLHPLLLPFLVLASLPQGIAQVHSARVTYLAAVKTTGHSRMIGVLRWHLADRHSADQVRAGTMAPFLLGKYRHLTDRVTAVHRQAVTEGARMAFLGALGGGLASAVVWGVLVALLATGHLTVAAAGTAVLALRTVTGSVQGVVRNAAMIFRTGMYMDDWSTFLEETGGYRLTAGEVVPGAPREIRAENLVYRYEGADRNALDGIDFSVRTGEIVALVGENGSGKSTLSKLLTRLHLPTAGTVTWDGHPTTALDPHAAWKHVSLVPQDFSCWPMTARDNITLGQPRSDDEKDVWEAAAAAGADEVVHELRAGLSTLLAREWLNGAELSGGQWQRVALARAFYRPAALLVLDEPTSALDPRAEHRIFANLRRAARERAVVLVTHRLANVAVADRIVVLDHGRVVQEGTFAELSRANGLFRELLELQNDRTVPGQRTPKETTA; encoded by the coding sequence ATGACCGGCGAGGACAGTGGAGTACGGGCGGACGAGGAGATCGCCTTCTCGTGGGACGGCGACACCCGCTGGGAGGCCGCGAAGTACATCACGCTGCGCCACATGGCCCGGCGTCTCCCGCACCTGATGAAGCGCTCCCTGTCGATCGCGTGGCGCGTCGACCGGGCGTCCGTGGCCGGGCTCCTGTCCTGCCAGGTCGTCTCCGGCATCGCGGCGGCCCTGGGCCTGTTCGCGACCACCTCGACGATCACCGCGCTCATCTCCTCCGGAAACATCACCGACCGGCTGTGGCAGGCGTGGCCGTCCGTCGCGGTGCTCGCCGCCGCGGCCGGGATCAGGGCCACCCTCTACATCGTGGTCACGTGGCTGTCCTCCCGCATCTCGCCCCTGCTCCAGCAGGAGTACGAGCTGATGCTGCTCGACGCGGCCACCGGCAGCGAACTCGCCGCCTACGACAGCCCCGGCTTCAAGGACCGGTGGGACAACGCCGAACGCGGCGCCGTCGTCTCCAAGGACATCATCGAGGAGGGCCAGGACCTCCTCGCCGCCCTCGCATCCCTCCTGGCCGGCGCCGTCGTCCTCGGCACCCTCCACCCCCTCCTCCTGCCGTTCCTGGTCCTCGCCAGCCTCCCCCAGGGCATCGCCCAGGTACACAGCGCCCGCGTCACCTACCTGGCCGCCGTGAAGACGACCGGCCACAGCCGCATGATCGGCGTCCTGCGCTGGCACCTGGCCGACCGGCACTCCGCCGACCAGGTCCGCGCCGGGACCATGGCGCCCTTCCTCCTCGGCAAGTACCGGCACCTCACCGACCGGGTCACCGCCGTACACCGCCAGGCCGTCACCGAAGGCGCCCGCATGGCCTTCCTCGGCGCACTCGGCGGCGGCCTGGCCTCCGCCGTCGTCTGGGGGGTCCTGGTCGCCCTCCTCGCCACCGGCCACCTCACCGTCGCCGCCGCCGGAACCGCCGTCCTCGCGCTGCGCACCGTCACCGGCTCGGTCCAGGGCGTCGTCCGCAACGCCGCCATGATCTTCCGTACGGGCATGTACATGGACGACTGGTCGACGTTCCTGGAGGAGACCGGCGGCTACCGCCTCACCGCCGGGGAGGTCGTCCCCGGCGCCCCGCGCGAGATCCGCGCCGAGAACCTCGTCTACCGCTACGAGGGCGCCGACAGGAACGCCCTCGACGGCATCGACTTCAGCGTCCGCACCGGCGAGATCGTCGCCCTGGTCGGCGAGAACGGATCCGGCAAGAGCACCCTCTCCAAGCTCCTCACCCGCCTCCACCTCCCCACCGCCGGCACGGTCACCTGGGACGGGCACCCCACGACCGCGCTCGACCCCCACGCGGCCTGGAAGCACGTCTCCCTCGTACCGCAGGACTTCTCGTGCTGGCCGATGACCGCCCGCGACAACATCACCCTCGGGCAGCCGCGCAGCGACGACGAGAAGGACGTCTGGGAAGCCGCCGCCGCGGCCGGTGCCGACGAGGTCGTGCACGAACTCCGCGCGGGCCTCTCCACCCTCCTGGCCCGCGAATGGCTCAACGGCGCCGAACTCTCCGGCGGCCAGTGGCAGCGCGTCGCCCTGGCCCGCGCCTTCTACCGGCCCGCCGCCCTCCTGGTCCTCGACGAACCCACCTCCGCCCTCGACCCCCGCGCCGAACACCGCATCTTCGCCAACCTGCGCCGGGCCGCCCGTGAGCGCGCCGTGGTCCTGGTCACCCACCGCCTCGCCAACGTCGCCGTCGCGGACCGCATCGTCGTCCTCGACCACGGCAGGGTCGTCCAGGAAGGCACCTTCGCCGAACTGTCCAGGGCGAACGGACTCTTCCGCGAGCTCCTCGAACTGCAGAACGACCGCACCGTCCCCGGCCAGCGCACCCCGAAGGAGACCACCGCGTGA
- a CDS encoding HEAT repeat domain-containing protein yields the protein MTEEFTDRVVGEWRIAAMPEDQAMDDDRWSGWPDAWAGTDVDMRTVVSAIPREVKDGFEYDEIPWQRFPHFYGSGEEIPGFLATLASGDAEDTEAADKALLRLWDGLQHQGSTIAVGALAVPFLLRIAVAGSPGLRAATLRLVAEIGRCQHHGDGSREGLLAVAEDPSMTEGTTMCPVDWTIQAARHAVTVDLHLLFPLLPDPDPDVRSATAFVLAVATGETPRIASALRRRLAVEDDPVVQVSLILAIAQLAREHGDEHARVWAREVWSDPDRSPEMRIGAGLAWLCLADDDPAPDELHALLTDPSTDRLSDLLQRVPWLPPVDSHSGLRRCIHEMLRPDIPWSA from the coding sequence TTGACGGAGGAGTTCACGGATCGCGTGGTCGGCGAGTGGAGGATTGCTGCGATGCCCGAAGACCAGGCGATGGACGATGACCGGTGGTCCGGGTGGCCCGATGCGTGGGCGGGCACGGATGTCGACATGCGCACGGTCGTGAGCGCGATCCCGCGGGAGGTCAAGGACGGGTTCGAGTACGACGAGATCCCCTGGCAGCGGTTCCCTCATTTCTACGGCTCCGGCGAGGAGATTCCCGGATTCCTGGCGACGCTCGCCTCCGGGGACGCCGAAGACACCGAAGCCGCCGACAAGGCTTTGCTGCGGCTGTGGGACGGTCTCCAGCATCAGGGCAGCACGATCGCGGTGGGAGCACTGGCGGTGCCGTTCCTGCTCCGGATCGCGGTGGCCGGATCCCCCGGGCTCCGCGCGGCAACCCTACGCCTGGTGGCCGAGATCGGGCGATGTCAGCACCACGGGGACGGATCACGCGAAGGCCTTCTCGCCGTCGCCGAGGATCCGTCGATGACGGAGGGCACCACGATGTGCCCGGTGGACTGGACGATTCAGGCCGCTCGCCACGCCGTCACGGTTGACCTGCACCTCCTGTTCCCTCTCCTCCCCGACCCCGATCCCGACGTCCGCTCCGCGACCGCCTTCGTCCTGGCGGTCGCGACCGGCGAGACTCCGCGGATCGCCTCGGCCCTGCGCCGCAGGCTGGCGGTGGAAGACGATCCGGTGGTCCAGGTGAGCCTGATCCTGGCGATCGCCCAACTCGCCCGCGAACACGGGGATGAACACGCTCGGGTGTGGGCACGGGAGGTGTGGTCGGATCCCGACCGCTCGCCCGAGATGCGTATCGGCGCCGGCCTGGCCTGGCTGTGCCTGGCCGACGACGACCCCGCCCCTGACGAACTCCACGCCCTCCTGACCGACCCGAGTACCGATCGACTCAGCGATCTGCTCCAGCGGGTGCCGTGGCTCCCACCGGTCGACTCCCACAGCGGCCTGCGCCGCTGCATCCACGAAATGCTCAGGCCGGACATCCCCTGGAGCGCTTGA
- a CDS encoding transglycosylase domain-containing protein, translating into MRLPRKHRADRGARDETGGPERTEGPKRTRRAAGRAKSRRRAARKARRRLIDLPRRGRRGWRRWTPSWKLTSGLFLLFSGALAALFTAVYLQVEIPDPHDSARRQATLYYWADGSRMVSVGDVNRQDVKLDQVPEFVQHAVIAAENADFYTDSGVSVTGIGRAAVNIVKGEETQGGSTLTQQYVKNTYLSQDQTVARKVKELFLALKISNQRPKSEILEGYLNTSWFGRDAYGIQAASYAYYGIPARELNPSQGALLAAVLKGAESFDPSLSAENRRRAEDRWSWILDRQVATGSMSAQERAKYTVFPEPKSPVKPTSQAGQIGYLVDIANKYLKSRSGITDKDLASGGYSVHTTFEKDKVLALTKAVEQVCAQRLDPKQRAEDQYVQVGAASIRPRDGAIVAVYGGSDAIEHFTNNADTSGVPAASAFKPFVYAAAMEKEHEGGQRPAEGADQDPPKPRPTDAPTAPTNLHAALVNSDHTPFVESGKKIGLKNVKDLAVGAGLREESMAKLEPTFSIGTSTPSAVRLASAYTTFVNQGRATEPYSVVRAERSGVAVDGLGHPKPRRAMSSETASTVGAALRQVSSNAVGPPKGWGTSPPSWAGKTGPNDRMNSAWYIGATPELSTSVAMFRTKPDVPRLLPMQGVGGPDSERGSAFPPLIWKAYNEAATPPTP; encoded by the coding sequence ATGAGGCTGCCCCGCAAACACCGCGCGGACCGAGGTGCCAGGGACGAAACCGGAGGACCGGAGCGGACGGAAGGTCCGAAACGCACACGGCGCGCCGCGGGCCGAGCGAAGAGCCGCAGGAGAGCGGCCCGCAAGGCGCGTCGCCGCCTCATCGACCTCCCCAGGCGCGGCCGGCGCGGATGGCGGCGCTGGACACCGTCCTGGAAACTGACCTCCGGCTTGTTCCTGCTCTTCTCCGGCGCCCTCGCCGCCCTCTTCACCGCCGTCTACCTGCAGGTCGAGATCCCGGACCCGCACGACTCCGCGCGCCGGCAGGCCACCCTCTACTACTGGGCGGACGGCAGCCGGATGGTGAGCGTCGGCGATGTGAACCGGCAGGACGTGAAGCTCGACCAGGTGCCCGAGTTCGTCCAGCACGCCGTCATCGCGGCGGAGAACGCCGACTTCTACACCGACTCGGGGGTGTCGGTGACCGGCATCGGCCGGGCCGCCGTCAACATCGTCAAGGGCGAGGAGACCCAGGGCGGCTCGACGCTCACCCAGCAGTACGTGAAGAACACCTATCTGAGCCAGGACCAGACCGTCGCGCGGAAGGTCAAGGAACTCTTCCTGGCCCTGAAGATCAGCAACCAGCGGCCCAAGTCGGAGATCCTCGAGGGGTACCTCAACACCTCCTGGTTCGGCCGGGACGCCTACGGCATCCAGGCGGCCTCGTACGCGTACTACGGCATCCCCGCCCGTGAGCTGAACCCCAGCCAGGGCGCCCTGCTGGCCGCTGTCCTCAAGGGCGCGGAGAGCTTCGACCCGTCCCTCAGCGCCGAGAACCGCCGGCGAGCCGAGGACCGCTGGAGCTGGATCCTGGACCGTCAGGTCGCAACGGGTTCGATGAGTGCCCAGGAACGCGCGAAGTACACGGTCTTTCCCGAGCCGAAGTCCCCCGTCAAGCCGACCAGCCAGGCCGGGCAGATCGGCTACCTCGTCGACATCGCCAACAAGTACCTCAAGAGCCGCAGCGGGATCACGGACAAGGACCTGGCCTCCGGCGGCTACAGCGTCCACACCACCTTCGAGAAGGACAAGGTGCTCGCGCTGACCAAGGCCGTCGAGCAGGTGTGCGCGCAACGACTGGACCCGAAGCAGCGCGCGGAGGACCAGTACGTGCAGGTCGGCGCCGCCTCGATACGGCCCAGGGACGGAGCGATCGTCGCGGTCTACGGCGGCTCCGACGCGATCGAGCACTTCACCAACAACGCGGACACCTCGGGCGTGCCCGCGGCCTCGGCGTTCAAACCCTTCGTGTACGCCGCCGCCATGGAGAAGGAGCACGAAGGCGGGCAACGGCCCGCGGAGGGCGCCGACCAGGACCCCCCGAAGCCCAGGCCGACAGACGCGCCGACGGCACCCACGAACCTCCACGCGGCCCTGGTGAACTCCGACCACACGCCGTTCGTGGAGAGCGGCAAGAAGATCGGGCTGAAGAACGTCAAGGATCTCGCGGTCGGGGCGGGACTGCGTGAGGAGAGCATGGCCAAGCTGGAGCCGACCTTCTCGATCGGAACCTCCACCCCCAGCGCCGTCCGGCTCGCCAGCGCCTATACGACCTTCGTCAACCAGGGCCGGGCCACCGAACCCTACTCGGTGGTCAGGGCCGAACGCAGCGGCGTCGCGGTGGACGGCCTGGGCCACCCCAAACCGCGGCGGGCCATGAGCTCCGAGACGGCCTCGACCGTGGGCGCGGCGCTCCGCCAGGTGAGCTCGAACGCCGTCGGACCGCCGAAGGGCTGGGGGACCAGCCCGCCGTCCTGGGCGGGCAAGACCGGTCCGAACGACCGTATGAACTCTGCCTGGTACATCGGCGCCACGCCGGAACTGAGCACGTCGGTCGCGATGTTCCGTACGAAGCCCGACGTACCGCGACTGCTGCCCATGCAGGGTGTGGGCGGCCCCGATTCCGAGCGGGGCAGCGCCTTCCCGCCGCTGATCTGGAAGGCTTACAACGAGGCGGCGACGCCCCCCACGCCGTAG
- a CDS encoding GNAT family N-acetyltransferase, which yields MRPEHAGQVLAVYRLGIDDGNATFETSVPTWEAFDAAKLPEHRLVALDGAGRVLGWAAVVRVSDRCAYAGVVEHSVHVHPDARGRGVGLALLDDRRADAHSRSPARVRQTDAVQRRVHEPLQIGPARALR from the coding sequence ATGCGGCCCGAGCACGCCGGGCAGGTCCTGGCGGTCTACCGGCTCGGCATCGACGACGGCAACGCCACCTTCGAGACCTCCGTGCCGACCTGGGAGGCGTTCGACGCCGCCAAGCTGCCCGAGCACCGCCTGGTCGCCCTCGACGGCGCCGGCCGGGTGCTGGGATGGGCCGCGGTGGTACGGGTCTCCGACCGGTGCGCGTACGCCGGGGTCGTCGAGCACTCCGTCCACGTCCACCCCGACGCCCGCGGCCGCGGAGTGGGCCTGGCCCTGCTCGACGATCGAAGAGCCGACGCCCACAGCAGGTCACCGGCGCGCGTGAGGCAGACAGACGCGGTTCAGCGTCGTGTACACGAGCCGCTCCAGATCGGACCGGCCCGGGCCCTACGCTGA
- a CDS encoding arsenate reductase ArsC, producing MSTPTVPSVPSVLFVCVHNAGRSQMGAAFLTHLAGDRVQVRSAGSAPADSVNPSVVEAMAEAGIDISSEIPKVLTVEAVRSSDVVITMGCGDACPYFPGKRYLDWTLTDPAGQGVAAVRPIRDEIERRVRGLLAELDVPASA from the coding sequence ATGAGCACCCCCACCGTCCCGTCCGTCCCGTCCGTGCTGTTCGTCTGCGTCCACAACGCCGGCCGCTCCCAGATGGGCGCCGCCTTCCTCACCCACCTCGCCGGGGACCGGGTCCAGGTCCGCTCCGCCGGCTCCGCACCCGCCGACTCCGTGAACCCGTCCGTCGTCGAGGCCATGGCCGAGGCCGGCATCGACATCTCCTCCGAGATTCCGAAGGTCCTCACGGTGGAGGCGGTGCGGTCCTCCGACGTCGTGATCACGATGGGCTGCGGCGACGCCTGCCCGTACTTCCCCGGCAAGCGCTACCTGGACTGGACGTTGACCGACCCCGCGGGACAGGGCGTCGCGGCCGTCCGCCCGATCCGCGACGAGATCGAGCGGCGCGTCCGCGGCCTGCTCGCCGAGCTCGACGTCCCGGCATCGGCGTGA
- a CDS encoding aquaporin, which translates to MSTSAPLARRAAVEAAGTAALVAVVVGSGIQATELTPDVGLQLLANSLATVFGLGVLVAFLGPVSGAHFNPVVTLAAWFTGLRGRDGLTLREVAAYVPAQIAGAIGGAMLADAMFAEPVIAFSSHERWAGHLWLGEAVATAGLLWLVFGLARTGRAHLAPVLVASYIGSAYWFTSSTSFANPAVTIGRAFTDTFAGIAPGSLTPFIAAQLLGGALGLGLVAACFGRPPRTPTDQAVPAARPAEESAPTS; encoded by the coding sequence GTGAGCACCTCGGCGCCGCTGGCCCGACGGGCGGCGGTCGAGGCGGCCGGTACGGCGGCCCTGGTCGCGGTGGTCGTGGGCTCCGGGATCCAGGCCACCGAGCTGACCCCGGACGTCGGCCTGCAGCTGCTGGCCAACTCCCTCGCGACCGTCTTCGGCCTCGGCGTGCTGGTCGCCTTCCTCGGCCCGGTCTCCGGCGCGCACTTCAACCCGGTCGTCACGCTGGCCGCCTGGTTCACCGGCCTCCGCGGCCGTGACGGACTCACCCTGCGCGAGGTCGCCGCGTACGTCCCGGCCCAGATCGCCGGGGCGATCGGCGGCGCGATGCTCGCCGATGCGATGTTCGCCGAGCCGGTCATCGCCTTCTCCTCCCACGAGCGGTGGGCCGGGCACCTGTGGCTGGGCGAGGCGGTGGCCACCGCCGGGCTGCTCTGGCTCGTCTTCGGACTGGCCCGGACCGGCCGGGCGCACCTGGCACCGGTTCTCGTCGCCTCCTACATCGGCTCGGCGTACTGGTTCACCTCGTCCACCTCCTTCGCCAACCCCGCCGTCACCATCGGCCGCGCGTTCACCGACACCTTCGCCGGAATCGCCCCCGGCTCCCTCACGCCGTTCATCGCCGCCCAACTGCTCGGCGGCGCCCTCGGCCTGGGCCTCGTCGCCGCCTGCTTCGGCCGGCCGCCCCGCACCCCGACGGACCAGGCCGTCCCTGCCGCCCGCCCTGCCGAAGAAAGCGCGCCGACCTCATGA
- a CDS encoding metalloregulator ArsR/SmtB family transcription factor, translated as MSKQAGLPLLGQGDAACCTPMVREPLGDEAAAGLSRMFKALSDPIRLRLLSLIASYEGGEACVCDLTGPFDVSQPTISHHLKVLREAGLVGSERRGTWVYYWVIPQALAQLSALLEVPAAPAKAGT; from the coding sequence ATGTCGAAACAAGCTGGCCTGCCGCTGCTGGGGCAAGGCGATGCGGCGTGCTGTACGCCGATGGTCCGCGAGCCGCTGGGCGATGAGGCCGCAGCCGGGCTGTCGCGGATGTTCAAAGCGCTGTCGGACCCCATCCGGCTGCGACTGCTGTCGCTGATCGCCTCGTACGAGGGCGGTGAGGCGTGCGTGTGTGACCTGACCGGCCCCTTCGACGTCTCCCAGCCGACGATCTCCCATCATCTGAAGGTGCTGCGCGAGGCGGGACTGGTCGGCTCCGAGCGGCGCGGAACCTGGGTGTACTACTGGGTGATCCCCCAGGCCCTGGCCCAGCTGTCCGCCCTGCTCGAGGTCCCCGCCGCGCCCGCGAAAGCGGGCACGTGA
- a CDS encoding ArsI/CadI family heavy metal resistance metalloenzyme: protein MSRVQLALRVADLEGSIAFYSRLFNTTPAKLRPGYANFAIAEPPLKLVLIEGGADEPTRLDHLGVEVATTEDVTAATTRLKEAGLATFEENDTSCCYALQDKVWVTGPGREPWEVYVVKADAATLGKSADSAPRACCDPADGQSPDAARTPAAAEAAAGCACGS, encoded by the coding sequence ATGTCCCGTGTCCAGCTCGCCCTGCGCGTCGCCGACCTGGAGGGCTCGATCGCCTTCTACTCCAGGCTCTTCAACACCACACCGGCCAAGCTCCGCCCCGGCTACGCCAACTTCGCCATCGCCGAGCCGCCGCTCAAGCTCGTCCTGATCGAGGGCGGGGCGGACGAGCCCACCCGCCTCGACCACCTCGGCGTCGAGGTCGCGACCACCGAGGACGTCACCGCCGCCACGACCCGCCTGAAGGAGGCGGGGCTGGCCACCTTCGAGGAGAACGACACCTCCTGCTGCTACGCCCTCCAGGACAAGGTCTGGGTGACCGGCCCCGGCCGGGAGCCGTGGGAGGTGTACGTCGTCAAGGCCGACGCCGCCACCCTCGGCAAGAGCGCCGACAGCGCGCCGCGGGCCTGCTGCGACCCCGCGGACGGACAGTCCCCCGACGCCGCCCGGACCCCGGCAGCGGCCGAGGCCGCGGCCGGCTGCGCCTGCGGAAGCTGA
- a CDS encoding DJ-1/PfpI family protein: protein MQVAVVTFDGFNELDSFIASALINRCRKDGLEAFITTPTPVVTSMGGVEVTGQRPMEFVTEADVVLIGSGVKTRDVVADDRLISRLVLDPSRQLIGAQCSGALVLARLGLLDGMPACTDMTSRPYVEASGVTVLDAPFHAEGNIATAGGCLASQYLATWVVARTLGEDAARDVIDYVAPVGEKRETVERSLRAVHRGESALR from the coding sequence ATGCAGGTCGCCGTGGTCACTTTCGACGGGTTCAACGAGCTCGACAGCTTCATCGCCTCCGCGTTGATCAACCGGTGTCGCAAGGACGGCCTGGAGGCCTTCATCACGACGCCGACACCGGTGGTCACGTCCATGGGCGGCGTCGAGGTGACGGGACAGCGCCCGATGGAGTTCGTCACCGAAGCCGACGTCGTGCTGATCGGCAGCGGAGTGAAGACGCGGGACGTGGTCGCCGACGACCGCCTGATCTCCAGGCTGGTGCTGGATCCTTCGCGACAGCTGATCGGCGCGCAGTGTTCGGGCGCCCTGGTGCTGGCCCGGCTCGGGTTGCTGGACGGAATGCCGGCCTGCACGGACATGACGAGCCGGCCCTACGTCGAAGCCTCAGGCGTCACCGTGCTGGACGCGCCGTTCCACGCGGAGGGGAACATCGCCACGGCGGGCGGTTGCCTGGCGTCCCAGTACCTCGCCACCTGGGTGGTCGCCCGGACGCTCGGGGAGGACGCCGCGCGCGACGTCATCGACTACGTGGCTCCGGTCGGCGAGAAGCGGGAGACCGTCGAACGCTCCCTGCGCGCCGTCCACAGGGGCGAGAGCGCCCTGCGCTGA
- a CDS encoding TIGR03086 family metal-binding protein, protein MTDTTTLDLGPQAGIVARLVAGVPDTGLGGRTPCPAYAVGDLLSHLAGLAVAFRDAARKDLGPTTDTAPGAAAPALPASWRADLPRVLDELAEAWRDPAAWTGMTRAGGVDLPGDIAAVVAADELVIHGWDLAKATGQEYVPDQAALHASHEFLLAAAQDESRGGGIFGAVVPVPQDAPLLDRAVGLSGRDPGWTPPTSP, encoded by the coding sequence ATGACCGATACGACGACTCTCGACCTCGGACCGCAGGCCGGGATCGTGGCCCGTCTCGTGGCGGGCGTCCCGGACACCGGGCTCGGGGGCCGGACGCCCTGCCCGGCGTACGCGGTCGGTGACCTGCTGAGCCACCTCGCGGGCCTCGCCGTCGCGTTCCGGGACGCCGCCCGCAAGGACCTGGGCCCCACCACGGACACGGCCCCCGGTGCGGCCGCACCCGCCCTGCCCGCGTCCTGGCGCGCGGACCTTCCCCGGGTCCTCGACGAACTGGCGGAAGCCTGGAGGGATCCGGCCGCCTGGACCGGCATGACCCGCGCGGGCGGCGTGGACCTGCCCGGCGACATCGCGGCCGTGGTGGCCGCCGACGAACTGGTGATTCACGGTTGGGACCTGGCCAAGGCCACCGGCCAGGAGTACGTACCCGATCAGGCCGCGTTGCACGCCTCGCACGAGTTCCTGCTGGCCGCCGCGCAGGACGAGAGCCGGGGCGGGGGCATCTTCGGAGCCGTCGTGCCCGTACCGCAGGACGCTCCGCTGCTGGACAGGGCAGTGGGGCTGAGCGGGCGCGATCCGGGCTGGACGCCACCGACCTCCCCGTGA
- a CDS encoding glycosyl hydrolase: MSRRGRRLAGACASAIAAGLLVTGVALTTPPRAGSDGGSGNGVAVGAYLHYGTPGVERMQELSHWLGGTELRAGHTYLPGDTWANIEGAPDSLRSWARWRRERADRLFVLNVPMFERNERRVPDARVAELIRSGARGEYDHHFRRLAKRLVALGVPDTVIVLGWEMNGFDYTHRCRPDPENWKRYWRRVTAAMRSVEGQRFRFDFAPNRGGDAIAWTRCYPGDDVVDIIGMDSYDQPPGHSFDEQVTQPYGLQKQVDFAKAHGKPISYPEWGLFRNGDNPEYMGRMLEWIEQHKPLYHSITDYCPHGVWQCTRNPHSAQVFRDFLSADGDRDRTFGFDGEVGTRRS; encoded by the coding sequence ATGTCCCGTCGAGGCCGCCGGCTGGCGGGAGCCTGTGCGAGTGCGATCGCCGCCGGCCTGCTCGTCACCGGAGTCGCCCTCACCACGCCGCCGCGCGCGGGTTCCGACGGCGGCTCCGGCAACGGGGTCGCGGTGGGCGCCTACCTCCACTACGGCACGCCCGGCGTCGAGAGGATGCAGGAGCTCTCGCACTGGCTCGGGGGCACCGAGCTTCGCGCGGGCCACACCTACCTGCCCGGCGACACGTGGGCGAACATCGAGGGGGCTCCCGATTCCCTGCGCAGCTGGGCGCGGTGGCGCCGGGAGAGGGCCGACCGGCTGTTCGTGTTGAACGTGCCCATGTTCGAGCGCAACGAGCGCCGCGTCCCCGACGCCCGGGTCGCCGAGCTGATCCGCTCCGGCGCCCGCGGTGAGTACGACCACCACTTCCGGCGGCTGGCGAAACGTCTGGTCGCCCTGGGGGTGCCGGACACGGTGATCGTGCTGGGCTGGGAGATGAACGGCTTCGACTACACCCACCGCTGCCGGCCCGACCCCGAGAACTGGAAGAGGTACTGGCGGCGCGTCACGGCTGCCATGCGCTCGGTGGAGGGCCAGCGGTTCCGTTTCGACTTCGCCCCCAACCGCGGCGGTGACGCCATCGCCTGGACCAGGTGCTACCCCGGCGACGACGTGGTGGACATCATCGGCATGGACAGCTACGACCAGCCTCCCGGCCACTCCTTCGACGAGCAGGTGACCCAGCCCTACGGGCTCCAGAAGCAGGTCGACTTCGCGAAGGCGCACGGGAAGCCGATCTCCTACCCCGAGTGGGGGCTGTTCCGCAACGGCGACAACCCCGAGTACATGGGGCGCATGCTGGAGTGGATCGAGCAGCACAAGCCGCTCTACCACAGCATCACCGACTACTGCCCGCACGGCGTGTGGCAGTGCACCCGGAACCCGCACTCCGCACAGGTGTTCCGGGACTTCCTCTCCGCCGACGGAGACCGCGACCGGACGTTCGGCTTCGACGGGGAGGTGGGGACGAGGCGCTCGTGA